DNA sequence from the bacterium genome:
AGCGGCTGCGGGATCGATCGGACCAGCCCCGCTCCCCCGGCCTTGCAGCACCCGATAATTCCGGTTGATAAAACAGGTGCTTTCCGTGGGAAAACGCTGCTGCATGGTCTGGTAGATCTCTTTCACCGTACGCTCTCTGACATTGCCAAAGGAAATTGGAATAAAGACGCAGGGGCTCAGCTCGCCGAACGCATCGATATAGACCATTTTGTGCCCGGCGGAACAGCCGAAATGCCGACTGTCTTCAAAGTGACCCAGATAGTTGACGGTCATTCCGCCTTTTTTATTATACCGGTCCTGGATCGCGATCAATCGCTCCCGCTCCTCCTGTGTGATGACGAGCTCGGGACGCTGAAACGCGGCCGTGGAGGGCTTGGCTTCGCTCAGCCAGGCTTCATGAATATCAAGGCCGCCAAGAAACTGGAGAAACGTTTCGACCTGCTCCTCTTCGAGCATCTCTGTGGAAAGCACCGCCGAGACGCCGACATGCAATCCCGGAACCCCTTTGAGAATATCGATCGCCTCCAGAGCAGTGCGAAACGCGCCCGGACGGTTGCGCCCCTGGTCGTGGCGCTCTTCCTGCCAGTGGTCGAGGCTCACCGAGACGGAAAAAAGCCCGGCCTGTTTCAGCTCTGCGGCGCGTTGTTTGGTCAGCGTGCATCCTGTGGTAAAGAGTTTGACCGCGCAATCGCCGGCCGCACACTCGATAATCTCCGAGAGCCGCCGATTCAACAGCGGTTCGCCGCCGGTCAGTCCGAGCCAGAACACACCCAGTTCCTTTAACTGGCGGACCGCAGCCAGTATCGTTTGATGATCCATCACCCGGCCGGTACGATCCCGGTTATAACAGTAGGAGCACTGGTACGGGCAGGCGTTGGTGACTGCGATCTGAGCGTGAGAAGGAGCGATGGATTCGCCAAGCAGATGCTCGGTGACAAAACGCGAGTAAGCCCTGCTGTTGACCGGCGGCAGGTGCGAGTGGATGATGAGGTTGCCGTCGACATCCAGCATCTTGAATTTACGCAGATAACGGCAGAGGAATCCATTGACGGCCGGCCTGGCCAGGACGATTCGCGGCGTCTTCAGGATCGCACGAACGATCCTGAAAAAAGAAGCCTTCTTTGTCATGCCCTTCTCCTTTAAGGATGTGTTTCCCCGGGGATCTGTTGTCGATTCGCCGCTTGTATCCTATAGCCTGGTATCCCGTCCCTGCCAATTACGTAATAATCATTGCGTTTGTTTCGCCG
Encoded proteins:
- a CDS encoding radical SAM protein; amino-acid sequence: MTKKASFFRIVRAILKTPRIVLARPAVNGFLCRYLRKFKMLDVDGNLIIHSHLPPVNSRAYSRFVTEHLLGESIAPSHAQIAVTNACPYQCSYCYNRDRTGRVMDHQTILAAVRQLKELGVFWLGLTGGEPLLNRRLSEIIECAAGDCAVKLFTTGCTLTKQRAAELKQAGLFSVSVSLDHWQEERHDQGRNRPGAFRTALEAIDILKGVPGLHVGVSAVLSTEMLEEEQVETFLQFLGGLDIHEAWLSEAKPSTAAFQRPELVITQEERERLIAIQDRYNKKGGMTVNYLGHFEDSRHFGCSAGHKMVYIDAFGELSPCVFIPISFGNVRERTVKEIYQTMQQRFPTESTCFINRNYRVLQGRGSGAGPIDPAAA